One Acropora palmata chromosome 2, jaAcrPala1.3, whole genome shotgun sequence genomic window carries:
- the LOC141874773 gene encoding uncharacterized protein LOC141874773 isoform X1, with product MVLKANSEEIGHLTRSTIMKCLAVIYLMCVATSIKFASTAAFKLIKVTSAPNHRPSPCVRSMYTIELRGKLIMAVDCNQSSYSCLAGITQYGFPKCKPVFKEIAVKSRQLDIVIKKNVTVDCQCAE from the exons ATGGTG CTTAAAGCAAATAGCGAAGAAATTGGACATCTGACAAGAAGTACTATAATGAAG TGTCTCGCGGTAATATATCTGATGTGTGTGGCCACCTCTATCAAATTCGCTTCAACTGCAGCCTTCAAGCTGATAAAGGTCACGTCTGCACCAAACCATAGACCTTCACCGTGTGTAAGATCTATGTATACCATCGAATTACGCGGGAAACTCATCATGGCTGTAGATTGCAACCAATCTTCGTATTCGTGTTTGGCGGGCATTACTCAGTATGGCTTCCCAAAATGTAAACCAGTTTTTAAGGAGATCGCAGTGAAATCTCGACAATTGGATATTGTCATAAAAAAGAATGTTACTGTTGACTGCCAATGTGCAGAATGA
- the LOC141874773 gene encoding uncharacterized protein LOC141874773 isoform X2 yields MKCLAVIYLMCVATSIKFASTAAFKLIKVTSAPNHRPSPCVRSMYTIELRGKLIMAVDCNQSSYSCLAGITQYGFPKCKPVFKEIAVKSRQLDIVIKKNVTVDCQCAE; encoded by the exons ATGAAG TGTCTCGCGGTAATATATCTGATGTGTGTGGCCACCTCTATCAAATTCGCTTCAACTGCAGCCTTCAAGCTGATAAAGGTCACGTCTGCACCAAACCATAGACCTTCACCGTGTGTAAGATCTATGTATACCATCGAATTACGCGGGAAACTCATCATGGCTGTAGATTGCAACCAATCTTCGTATTCGTGTTTGGCGGGCATTACTCAGTATGGCTTCCCAAAATGTAAACCAGTTTTTAAGGAGATCGCAGTGAAATCTCGACAATTGGATATTGTCATAAAAAAGAATGTTACTGTTGACTGCCAATGTGCAGAATGA
- the LOC141874756 gene encoding uncharacterized protein LOC141874756 produces the protein MADNMNNSQSIPQTRHVEVHQTLAPEPGPRWREAKRHWGLVWELHWIGIGLAYALLACGSMWSIIRKRPAVNRFARRPLFYAINWLLVALGITRSMYLWLEPYESAQHAFHCPLWVTRPLFGIAFPCLMSAFCLVHVAFLEATNVKLGFSKLRSVRFVVFIIFVHFAVVIVSDTTSAFEADRIELLIVCQSFFIVWGIVNSTCFIYSGSRVISKSYNVRNKICPKESVVEITKRTQQRNDFCSVNEVKQSPKCNETPAESPNANGRGDQPMHQLELDNHVINEVMNLSAQKHGISSPPLRNKGGLPTNGERAIRKVAGITLITSFLSITCCALQMYSLFGVHSIIYSEIVSPKPWPWFAFQTSFRLVELLMASTLSFCINRSCFDNRRRFTYPFRFQRRERRVPRVVIELGNEIKQRGVLKPGKQ, from the coding sequence ATGGCAGACAACATGAATAACTCACAAAGTATTCCTCAAACTCGCCATGTTGAGGTTCACCAAACGCTTGCTCCAGAACCTGGTCCCAGATGGAGGGAAGCTAAACGTCATTGGGGATTAGTGTGGGAGCTTCACTGGATCGGTATTGGATTGGCGTATGCTCTGCTAGCCTGCGGATCCATGTGGTCCATAATTCGCAAACGTCCTGCCGTCAATCGCTTTGCACGTCGACCGCTGTTCTATGCTATCAATTGGCTCCTTGTGGCACTTGGCATTACTCGCAGCATGTACCTATGGCTTGAACCTTACGAGTCTGCGCAACACGCCTTTCATTGTCCGTTGTGGGTCACAAGGCCTCTATTTGGCATCGCCTTCCCGTGCCTTATGTCTGCTTTTTGCCTGGTGCACGTCGCTTTCTTGGAAGCAACCAACGTTAAACTCGGGTTTTCAAAGCTCAGAAGTGTCCGATTCGTcgttttcataatttttgtgcattttgcGGTGGTAATTGTGTCTGACACCACTAGTGCATTCGAGGCAGATAGAATTGAGCTGTTGATTGTATGTCAGTCATTCTTTATCGTATGGGGTATTGTAAACTCTACTTGTTTCATTTACAGCGGTTCACGAGTTATTAGCAAATCATACAACGTGCGAAACAAGATTTGCCCTAAAGAAAGTGTAGTCGAGATCACTAAACGCACccaacaaagaaatgattTCTGCAGTGTGAACGAAGTCAAACAGTCACCTAAATGCAACGAAACGCCAGCAGAAAGCCCCAACGCAAATGGAAGAGGCGACCAGCCAATGCATCAACTAGAGTTAGACAATCATGTGATAAACGAAGTTATGAACCTCAGTGCACAAAAGCACGGTATCAGTTCTCCTCCTCTGCGAAATAAGGGTGGACTGCCGACTAACGGAGAGCGTGCAATTCGCAAAGTTGCTGGGATCACATTGATAACGAGTTTTTTAAGTATCACCTGTTGTGCACTTCAAATGTACTCTTTATTCGGGGTGCATTCCATCATCTATTCCGAGATTGTTTCTCCCAAACCCTGGCCCTGGTTTGCGTTTCAGACGTCTTTCAGACTAGTCGAGCTGTTAATGGCCTCTACACTTTCCTTCTGTATAAATCGATCCTGTTTTGATAACAGGAGACGCTTTACCTATCCTTTCAGATTTCAAAGAAGAGAGAGACGGGTACCACGAGTTGTTATAGAGCtaggaaatgaaataaagcaGCGTGGAGTTCTAAAACCTGGAAAACAATGA
- the LOC141874746 gene encoding uncharacterized protein LOC141874746: protein MDDQDGNGGDFEPLGDYRTAIGDLAREEQAYGNLGIAYQLLGDYQRAIEYHEKDFKIAIEIGDQPREARAYGNIGNAYQLLNDYRNAIEYNKKLLKIAIEIGDLAKEGQAYGNLGVAFQSLSDYRKALEYHKKNLKIATEIADRAGEGRAYGNLGIAYRSLSDYRKAIEYHEKDLKISTEIGDRAGEGRAYNSLGNAYSSLGDYRKAIEYHEKDLKISIEIGDLAGKGVAYGSLGNNYDSLGDYRKAIEYHEKGLKIAIEIGDRAGEGLAYGNLGNAYQSLGDSRKAIEYHEKLLKIAIEIGYLAREGQTYGNLGIAHRSLGDYRKAIEYDKKYLQIAIEIGDQAGEGDAYGNLGITYTSLGDFRGAIEYFERHLKIAMKIGDLAGEGDAYGNLGAVYTSLGDYQNAIEYHKKNLKIAIEIGDLRGEGRAYGNIGNAYQSLGDSRKAIEYHEKYLKIAIGIGDRAGEGGAYGNLGIAYHSIGAYQKACEYFLKHLKIAIEIGDLAGEGGAYGNIGNAHESLGDSRKAIEYHEKHLKIAIGIGDRFREGGAYGNIGAAYQSLGDSRKAIDYHEKRLKIATEIGDRAGEASGYHNIGNGYFCLEQYENAVDNFVSAVETFNTLRSCLKSKDEWKMNFRELYEEAYTALWLSLLRIGKVDEALFAAEQGRAQTLSDTLLIQYKISESLSATTIDIKETISRLFTELSTPIIFLATKGLTINIWFLRRGKKVALRKRTLEGDITDKDPIRPLLESSLEKLGADITVRCEDRTFGELDNECPSCRDVRGEKVGKPPLPSSDNPFKPFYDAVIGPIADMLGPEDDELVIVSDGALCFIPWAAVIESIRIRTVPSLTSYQLILSVSEGHHKKTGALLVGNPCLNQLKEPPPDLPCAQEEVEMIASILNTRPLTGRRATKAEVMKRMSSVGLIHIAAHGNELTGEIALSPNPGWTSKFPQRKDYILKMSDVQEASLRARLVVLSCCHSGRGRILKGEGVVGIARAFLAAGARSVLVTLWAIDDEATMVFMERFYQHLKEGKTVSTAVHQAMKCLRESEQFSETRYWAPFQLIGDDVKIEFEPYDDVKK, encoded by the coding sequence aTGGATGACCAAGACGGAAATGGAGGAGATTTCGAGCctctgggtgactatcgaacaGCCATCGGTGATCTGGCCAGAGAAGAacaagcctatggaaatcttggtattgcttaccagttactgggtgactatcaaagggccatcgagtatcatgaaaaagattttaaaattgcaatagaaatcggtgatcagCCTCGAGAAgcaagagcctatggaaatatcggtaatgcttaccagttaCTGAATGACTATCGAAACGCTATTGAATATaataaaaaacttttgaaaattgcgatagaaatcggtgatctgGCCAAAGAAGGacaagcctatggaaatcttggtgtTGCTTTCCAGTCATTgagtgactatcgaaaagccctcgagtatcataaaaaaaatttgaaaattgcaacagaaattgctgatcgggctggagaaggacgagcctacGGAAacctcggtattgcttacagGTCACTGAGTGACTATCggaaagccattgagtatcatgaaaaagatttgaaaatttcaacagaaatcggtgatcgggctggagaaggacgagcctatAATAGCCTAGGTAATGCTTACAGTtcattgggtgactatcggaaagccattgagtatcatgaaaaagatttgaaaatttcgatagaaatcggtgatctgGCCGGAAAAGGAGtagcctatggaagtctcggtaataaTTACGACTCACTTGgcgactatcgaaaagccattgagtatcatgaaaaaggtCTGAAAATTGcgatagaaatcggtgatcgggccggagaaggactagcctatggaaatctcggtaatgcttaccagtcactgggtgacagtcgaaaagccattgaatatcatgaaaaacttttgaaaattgcgatAGAAATCGGTTATCTGGCCAGAGAAGGACAaacctatggaaatctcggtattgctcaccggtcattgggtgactatcgaaaagccattgagtatgataaaaaatatttgcaaattgcaatagaaattggagATCAGGCTGGAGAAGGAGacgcctatggaaatcttggtattACTTACAcgtcactgggtgacttccgaggagccattgagtattttgaaagacatttgaaaattgcaatgaaaATCGGGGATCTGGCCGGAGAAGGAGacgcctatggaaatctcggtgcTGTTTACacgtcactgggtgactatcaaaatgCCATTGAGTACcataagaaaaatttgaaaattgcaatagaaatcggtgacctgcgcggagaaggaagagcctatggaaatatcggtaatgcttaccagtcactgggtgacagtcgaaaagccattgagtatcacgaaaaatatttgaaaattgcaataggaatcggtgatcgggctggagaaggaggagcttatggaaatctcggtattgcttaccacTCAATTGGCGCCTATCAAAAAGCCTGTGAGTATTttctaaaacatttgaaaattgcaatagaaatcggtgatttggccggagaaggaggagcctatggaaatatcGGTAATGCTCATGAGTCACTGGGTGACAGtagaaaagccattgagtatcacgaaaaacatttgaaaattgcaataggaatcggtgatcggttccgagaaggaggagcctatggaaatatcggtgctgcttaccagtcactgggtgactctcgaaaagccattgattaccatgaaaaacgtttaaaaattgcaacagaaatcggtgatcgggccggagaagcaAGTGGTTATCACAACATTGGAAATGGATACTTTTGTCTTGAACAATATGAAAACGCAGTGGATAATTTTGTTTCCGCTGTGGAAACCTTTAATACTTTGAGATCTTGCTTGAAGTCTAAAGATGAGTGGAAAATGAACTTTCGCGAGCTGTACGAAGAGGCATACACTGCTTTATGGTTGTCGTTGCTTAGAATTGGAAAGGTCGATGAGGCTTTGTTTGCAGCGGAACAAGGACGAGCGCAGACTTTGTCTGACACTTTGCTGATTCAATACAAAATTTCTGAGTCCTTGTCAGCTACCACAATTGACATCAAAGAGACAATATCTCGCCTCTTTACAGAGCTTTCTACACCGATTATTTTCCTAGCAACTAAAGGACTTACGATCAACATCTGGTTTCTGCGCAGGGGAAAGAAAGTTGCATTACGAAAACGGACGCTAGAGGGTGATATCACAGACAAAGATCCCATACGCCCCTTACTAGAATCATCTTTAGAAAAACTTGGAGCTGATATTACAGTAAGATGTGAAGATCGCACATTTGGTGAATTGGACAATGAATGCCCTTCTTGCAGAGACGTGCGGGGTGAAAAAGTTGGAAAACCACCATTGCCCTCTTCAGACAATCCTTTTAAACCATTTTATGATGCAGTTATTGGCCCAATTGCTGACATGCTTGGACCTGAAGACgacgagttggtcattgtttcTGATGGTGCGCTGTGCTTTATCCCATGGGCCGCAGTTATTGAATCGATTAGGATTCGCACTGTTCCATCACTTACAAGTTATCAGTTGATCTTAAGTGTATCTGAAGGCCATCACAAGAAGACAGGGGCGcttttggtcggaaatccTTGCTTAAACCAGTTGAAGGAACCTCCACCCGACTTACCATGTGCTCAAGAGGaagtagaaatgattgcatcaattctcaaTACCAGACCCCTGACAGGGAGACgggcaacaaaagctgaagtgatgaaacggatgtcgtcagttggtttaattcaCATTGCAGCCCACGGAAACGAACTCACTGGAGAAATTGCCTTGTCTCCAAACCCTGGATGGACGTCAAAGTTCCCTCAAAGAAAGgattacattttgaaaatgtccgaTGTACAAGAGGCCAGtcttcgagctcgtcttgtggtcttaagttgttgtcacagtggacgaggcagaatcttgaagggtgagggtgtggtcggtatcgcacgtgctttcttggcagctggtgctcgttctgttTTGGTGACCCTATGGGCAATAGATGACGAAGCTACCATGGTGTTTATGGAACGTTTTTACCAAcacctgaaggaaggaaaaaccgTCAGTACTGCAGTTCACCAAGCGATGAAATGCCTTCGTGAATCTGAGCAGTTTTCTGAGACGAGATactgggctccattccaacttatcggagatgaTGTCAAGATTGAATTCGAGCCATATGATGACGtaaaaaaatga